Proteins encoded in a region of the Candidatus Nanosynbacter sp. HMT-352 genome:
- a CDS encoding LssY C-terminal domain-containing protein translates to MSSVKTPKKIAARQDRSSKTLATLLDQSFFIFAGLASFWLAWLVLREGWATGGWWLVGLFFVVWIIVAYLALPRLHRILSNMYVPNYFIGRTRTADGVLSDPVNLSVRGSEEKLHKAMTEAGWVLADDITPRSAWKMAFTVLSGRSYPNAPVSPAFLFGRRQDFAYQQEVDGNPRRRHHVRFWRCPSGWLLPGGHRVDWLAAGTYDKSVGFSLFTFQFTHKIDENIDIERDYIIESVKSSNKNIRITILKDFSTGYHSRNGFGDSIRTDGDLPILEVGRIKTDSNVTASTRLGVIMDGTIYDRHPRNHETLLEDLWSRRPPQILIGSGLMILASLFTIGQMLVDFSSWPTTLVQVANIDGIDINAANTMLSMMAGFNVLLVVAEIVLVGMLLRGSSRARISLLSVATLAIVTESLSVTIGRINASIMLLLTSIGVHIMIMMLFSSDAARYFTERR, encoded by the coding sequence ATGAGTTCAGTAAAAACTCCAAAAAAAATAGCAGCCAGGCAAGATCGTTCCTCGAAGACCTTGGCTACATTGTTAGACCAATCCTTTTTTATCTTTGCAGGTTTGGCGTCGTTTTGGTTGGCGTGGTTGGTACTTAGAGAAGGTTGGGCGACGGGCGGCTGGTGGCTGGTTGGCTTATTCTTTGTTGTGTGGATAATTGTGGCGTATTTGGCGCTACCTAGGCTTCATCGAATTTTGAGCAATATGTATGTACCGAACTATTTTATCGGCAGGACACGAACAGCAGATGGAGTATTAAGTGATCCTGTAAATTTGAGCGTGCGCGGTTCGGAAGAAAAACTTCACAAAGCAATGACTGAGGCTGGCTGGGTTTTGGCGGATGATATAACTCCGAGATCGGCATGGAAAATGGCATTTACGGTGCTGAGTGGTCGTAGTTATCCGAATGCTCCGGTGTCGCCAGCATTTCTATTTGGTAGGCGACAAGACTTTGCTTATCAGCAAGAGGTTGACGGTAATCCAAGGCGTCGTCATCATGTTAGGTTTTGGCGATGCCCAAGTGGCTGGCTTCTTCCTGGTGGTCATCGGGTTGATTGGCTGGCGGCTGGTACATATGATAAGAGTGTTGGCTTTTCTTTGTTTACTTTTCAGTTCACACATAAAATTGATGAGAATATTGATATCGAACGGGATTATATTATTGAGTCTGTTAAGAGTAGTAATAAAAATATTAGAATAACGATATTAAAGGATTTTTCAACGGGTTATCATTCGCGCAACGGTTTCGGAGATTCCATTCGCACTGATGGTGATTTGCCAATTTTGGAAGTCGGTAGGATAAAGACTGACAGTAATGTCACGGCTTCAACGCGGCTCGGAGTGATTATGGATGGCACAATTTATGATCGTCATCCGCGGAATCACGAAACTTTATTGGAAGATCTTTGGAGTCGCCGACCACCGCAGATTTTAATTGGCAGTGGGCTGATGATTTTGGCGTCTCTATTTACAATTGGGCAAATGTTGGTGGACTTTTCTAGCTGGCCGACAACTTTAGTGCAGGTTGCAAATATTGACGGAATTGATATAAATGCCGCGAATACTATGTTGTCAATGATGGCTGGTTTTAATGTGTTGTTGGTCGTGGCGGAAATCGTGTTGGTTGGGATGTTACTTCGAGGAAGTAGTCGGGCGCGAATCTCACTACTTTCTGTGGCGACATTGGCTATTGTCACCGAATCTTTATCCGTGACAATTGGGCGAATTAATGCGTCGATTATGCTGCTTTTGACTTCAATTGGCGTACATATTATGATCATGATGTTATTCTCTTCAGATGCAGCGCGCTACTTTACGGAAAGACGATAA
- a CDS encoding dUTP diphosphatase, whose amino-acid sequence MNPQTISLTELQKHLDQTCKEKGWDKNSVTEVFLLFTEEVGELAKAVRKETGFKGEKKPDNHDNLREEFADVLNYLMELANRFDVNLAEVYFEKHKINQTRQWK is encoded by the coding sequence ATGAATCCACAAACAATCAGCTTAACTGAATTACAAAAACACCTCGATCAAACATGTAAAGAGAAGGGGTGGGACAAAAATTCTGTCACTGAAGTATTCTTATTGTTTACTGAGGAAGTTGGCGAGCTAGCAAAAGCAGTTCGCAAAGAGACGGGATTTAAGGGCGAGAAAAAGCCTGACAATCACGACAATCTGCGCGAGGAGTTTGCGGACGTACTGAATTATTTGATGGAATTGGCAAATCGGTTTGACGTCAATTTGGCGGAAGTGTATTTTGAGAAGCACAAGATCAACCAGACGCGGCAGTGGAAATAG
- a CDS encoding guanylate kinase yields the protein MPSIEDLIVNYQPTEPTIELVKSTKIALLAGISGAGKDTIKKQLLKSPEFRDIVSHTTRAPRTNNGCAEQDGIDYHFIDSQTAENMLQNNEFIEAKFVHGTVYGTSVAELKLAHDQNRVAITDIDVQGVEEYERLAPDSIAIFIVPPNSRTWIERLKKRYATEEDFQAEWPKRHASAVKELAYALEVPYYHVIINDDLERAIRVTEEIILRGDVFKRQDDEARLVARNLLNDIINL from the coding sequence ATGCCAAGTATTGAAGATCTTATTGTAAATTATCAGCCAACTGAACCAACAATTGAGTTGGTTAAAAGTACGAAAATTGCGCTACTTGCGGGAATTTCTGGTGCGGGCAAAGACACAATAAAAAAACAATTGCTGAAGTCACCGGAGTTTCGTGATATTGTTTCTCATACTACGCGTGCGCCACGCACAAATAATGGATGTGCCGAGCAAGATGGAATTGATTATCACTTTATTGATTCGCAAACTGCCGAAAATATGCTACAAAATAATGAATTCATCGAGGCAAAGTTTGTTCACGGTACGGTTTATGGGACGTCAGTGGCTGAGTTAAAATTAGCGCACGATCAGAACCGCGTGGCAATTACCGACATTGACGTTCAGGGTGTGGAGGAATATGAGCGACTGGCGCCAGATAGTATTGCGATTTTCATTGTACCGCCAAATAGTCGAACTTGGATTGAGCGATTAAAAAAGCGTTACGCAACTGAAGAAGATTTTCAAGCAGAGTGGCCGAAGCGTCATGCCTCGGCGGTAAAAGAGTTGGCTTACGCGCTTGAAGTTCCGTATTATCACGTGATTATCAATGACGATTTGGAGCGAGCAATTCGAGTGACCGAGGAAATTATTTTACGCGGCGACGTGTTTAAGCGTCAAGATGACGAGGCGCGTTTAGTGGCTCGAAATCTCCTCAATGATATAATTAATCTATGA